The genomic region GGCAAGCGCGCCGGCCAACAGCGCGATCCTTGCGGAATATGGGCGCACGCGGTTTGTCTTTCTCATGAGCGCGGTCCTATTTCTGTAACGCTGCCGGATTTGATGACCTTGACCGTCCCGCTGCGGGTGGGCGAAGAAACCAGATAGTCCGCCTGCTTGATATCCCTGTCCTCGACATCCTGTGTCGAGCGAAGCGCCAATGTCAGGCGGTCTGCCATCTGCTGGGCAACGGTGATGATTTCGGCCTGTTCCGGCGTCACTTCCAGCGTCGCGGTCTGGCCAACCATGACCTTGCGGCCCTGCTCGTCTTCCTGGATCGCCTGGTCGATTGCCAGAACCCGCACATTCTGCAGCACGGTTTCGGTGGTGAAGGGTGTGAGCGACTTGTCGCCATTGTCCGGCTTGCGGCGGGTCATGATGACATCGACGAAATCATTGGGAAGAATGAAGCCGCCCGCCGAACTTTCGGCATTGATCTGCGTCGCGACGGCGCGCATGCCGGGCGGCAGGATGGACGACATGAAGCTCTGTCCCGGACCGATGAGCTTGGCCTTGCGGATCGGTTCGCCCGTGAAGAACTGCAGCCGGACCGTGGCGCCGCTCAGTTGATTGATGGCATCGGGTTCGCTCGCGCGTGTGATATAGCCTTCGCTGATAGCCTCGGCCGGCCAGGGCTGCCAGCGCATCTGCGATGTGAGCTCCGCGCCGACACCGAGA from Brucella intermedia LMG 3301 harbors:
- the cpaB gene encoding Flp pilus assembly protein CpaB, which gives rise to MKSARLLILGVAVLAAGGAGYIAMNLATPPPAPVVAAPEAPQIKLEDVLVATENLGVGAELTSQMRWQPWPAEAISEGYITRASEPDAINQLSGATVRLQFFTGEPIRKAKLIGPGQSFMSSILPPGMRAVATQINAESSAGGFILPNDFVDVIMTRRKPDNGDKSLTPFTTETVLQNVRVLAIDQAIQEDEQGRKVMVGQTATLEVTPEQAEIITVAQQMADRLTLALRSTQDVEDRDIKQADYLVSSPTRSGTVKVIKSGSVTEIGPRS